Proteins encoded in a region of the Stieleria neptunia genome:
- a CDS encoding glycoside hydrolase family protein, producing the protein MRIYFSSRQRDADTGKFRSHVLYVDFDWELQKVLRVTEQPALPLGGLGCFDEHGIFPFNPIRVGDRVFAYTCGWSRRVGVSVETGIGLAISDDGGITFRRIGDGPILSATRHEPCLVGDGFVQRFGDVFHMWYIFGHPWQQFPGQSEPDRIYKIAHATSPDGVHWTKDGGDQIVADAIGDGECQALPTVIERGGRFHMYFCYRYPNDFRTNPDRGYRIGYASSDDLQHWVRDDRQVGIERSASAEVWDSQMMCYPHVFHHNQNAYLLYNGNEFGRRGFGLAVAED; encoded by the coding sequence GTGCGCATCTACTTTTCCTCGCGCCAGCGCGACGCCGACACCGGCAAATTTCGCAGCCATGTCCTGTACGTGGACTTTGACTGGGAACTGCAAAAGGTTCTGCGAGTCACCGAACAGCCCGCCCTCCCGCTGGGCGGACTTGGCTGCTTTGACGAGCACGGCATCTTTCCGTTCAATCCGATTCGCGTCGGCGACAGAGTGTTCGCTTACACGTGTGGTTGGAGTCGACGGGTGGGGGTGTCCGTCGAAACGGGGATTGGCCTAGCAATCAGCGATGACGGCGGAATAACGTTCCGGCGAATCGGAGACGGCCCAATCCTGTCGGCGACCCGGCACGAGCCCTGCCTGGTCGGCGATGGTTTCGTGCAGCGTTTCGGTGATGTCTTTCACATGTGGTACATCTTTGGTCATCCTTGGCAACAGTTTCCCGGTCAATCCGAACCGGACCGAATTTACAAGATCGCCCACGCGACCTCACCCGACGGCGTCCATTGGACAAAGGACGGCGGAGACCAGATTGTCGCAGACGCGATCGGCGATGGAGAATGCCAGGCGTTGCCGACCGTCATTGAACGCGGCGGACGGTTTCACATGTATTTCTGTTACCGTTACCCCAACGACTTTCGAACCAATCCCGATCGTGGCTATCGAATCGGCTATGCGTCGTCGGATGATCTGCAACATTGGGTCCGCGATGATCGTCAGGTCGGGATCGAACGTTCTGCGTCCGCGGAGGTGTGGGACAGCCAGATGATGTGCTATCCCCACGTTTTTCATCACAACCAAAATGCTTATCTGCTGTACAACGGAAACGAGTTCGGGCGGCGCGGTTTCGGACTCGCGGTGGCGGAGGATTGA
- a CDS encoding GNAT family N-acetyltransferase → MESSRAPQSIRYTISQATGADILEHLQACSGQFRPPLAERVDLPTYAEKLFNHSVTFEAWHASKLIGLVASYVNQQTQPPSAFVSNVSVMTEYRSQGIARRLMCRCHDDVKQRGVQTIALDVSAENVPAIGLYSKLGYLRFDKDGANVVMQLNLGIDG, encoded by the coding sequence ATGGAATCCAGTCGGGCACCCCAATCGATCCGATACACGATCTCGCAAGCGACTGGTGCAGACATCCTGGAGCATTTACAAGCCTGTTCGGGACAGTTTCGTCCGCCGCTTGCCGAGCGCGTCGATCTGCCGACGTACGCGGAAAAGCTGTTCAACCATTCGGTGACGTTCGAGGCCTGGCACGCGAGCAAACTGATCGGATTGGTGGCGTCTTACGTCAATCAACAGACTCAGCCGCCCAGCGCGTTTGTTTCCAACGTCAGTGTGATGACGGAGTACCGTTCGCAGGGGATTGCTCGCCGTTTGATGTGCCGCTGTCACGACGACGTCAAGCAGCGCGGTGTCCAAACGATCGCGTTGGACGTTTCGGCGGAGAACGTGCCGGCGATCGGACTGTACTCAAAACTTGGATACCTCCGATTTGACAAAGATGGCGCCAACGTGGTGATGCAACTTAACTTGGGGATCGACGGATGA
- a CDS encoding WbqC family protein, which translates to MGEKRIAIMQPYFFPYVGYFHLLHAADALVLYDNLQYTKKGWINRNRMLLDGSDVMFSIPLRKASDYSTIEQREVSPDFDRRKLLNRVRAAYQKAPNFTAAMGLFMTAIEYPDSNLFRFIKHSIQLLCEHIGIQTSIIDSSSVPIDHSARGQDKVLAICHALGATTYVNAIGGAALYDHAEFNSQGLDLRFIQSENRSYQQFNHPFVAWLSILDVLMFNTTETVREWVENGYTLVANPVPVS; encoded by the coding sequence ATGGGGGAGAAGCGGATCGCCATCATGCAGCCGTACTTCTTTCCCTACGTCGGCTACTTTCACCTGCTGCACGCGGCCGACGCATTGGTGCTCTACGACAATCTGCAGTACACCAAGAAAGGCTGGATCAATCGCAACCGGATGCTGCTCGATGGCAGCGATGTGATGTTTTCAATTCCGCTGCGCAAGGCGTCCGACTACAGCACGATCGAACAGCGAGAGGTTTCCCCGGACTTTGATCGACGCAAACTGTTGAATCGAGTTCGAGCCGCCTACCAAAAGGCCCCGAACTTCACCGCCGCGATGGGGCTGTTCATGACGGCGATCGAATACCCCGATTCGAATTTGTTTCGCTTCATCAAACACTCAATTCAATTGCTTTGTGAGCACATTGGGATCCAGACTTCGATCATCGATTCATCCAGCGTTCCGATCGACCACTCCGCCCGTGGTCAAGACAAAGTCTTGGCGATCTGCCACGCCCTTGGCGCGACGACGTATGTCAACGCGATCGGCGGCGCGGCGTTGTATGACCATGCGGAATTCAACTCGCAGGGCCTTGATTTGAGGTTCATTCAATCGGAGAACCGGTCTTATCAACAGTTCAATCATCCCTTTGTCGCTTGGCTTTCCATCCTCGATGTGTTGATGTTTAACACGACAGAAACGGTTCGCGAGTGGGTGGAAAATGGATACACACTGGTTGCCAATCCCGTGCCGGTGTCATGA
- a CDS encoding LysM peptidoglycan-binding domain-containing protein codes for MATIQEPARKAPWPPTPTTDQQPVPYKVGQKDGETFVSIAKDHGLDAKELIRFNFGTLKSAEINWYLVNYVQCPRPPRGQKYVHFRGAKYDPANKSGMIFLPTGAPQPQGNRFGNKVAELYNNLSESEKYPGGLCYQIAYNRVKAAAIEVGVALPSLSSRTSFGRLWGSFINTKTNTWFRLPAKYRGKGAAGAMAYAKLGTLVEQNGIWAGHLKPGAVIQTWSTKSNYELVRENKRPRGIGHSFIFLRYSLSGSTIDGMHIADQGYQGRRVLARGSWGYWVGANLTKGG; via the coding sequence ACTCCAACGACCGACCAACAGCCGGTTCCCTACAAGGTGGGCCAGAAAGATGGCGAGACCTTCGTCTCGATTGCAAAAGATCATGGCCTGGATGCCAAGGAACTGATCCGATTCAATTTTGGCACGCTGAAATCCGCCGAGATCAATTGGTACTTGGTGAACTACGTCCAATGCCCCCGACCCCCGCGTGGACAAAAGTACGTTCATTTTCGCGGGGCAAAATACGATCCGGCGAACAAGAGCGGGATGATCTTTCTGCCCACCGGCGCTCCACAGCCACAAGGAAACCGGTTCGGAAACAAGGTGGCCGAGCTGTACAACAACCTGAGCGAAAGCGAAAAGTACCCCGGCGGGTTGTGCTATCAAATCGCATACAACCGGGTGAAGGCTGCTGCGATCGAGGTGGGTGTTGCGCTTCCGTCGCTGTCCAGTCGCACGTCCTTCGGTCGACTCTGGGGCTCTTTCATCAACACCAAGACAAACACTTGGTTTCGTCTTCCTGCAAAATACCGCGGCAAAGGCGCTGCGGGAGCGATGGCGTACGCGAAGCTTGGAACGCTCGTCGAGCAAAACGGAATCTGGGCCGGGCATCTGAAACCGGGTGCCGTGATTCAAACCTGGAGCACCAAGTCGAATTACGAACTTGTCCGAGAGAACAAACGGCCCCGCGGAATCGGACACTCCTTCATCTTCCTCCGCTATTCGTTGTCCGGATCCACTATCGATGGGATGCACATCGCCGACCAGGGCTACCAGGGGAGACGCGTGTTGGCGCGAGGCAGTTGGGGCTACTGGGTCGGAGCCAATCTGACCAAGGGCGGATAG
- a CDS encoding class I SAM-dependent methyltransferase encodes MTGSNEPRDYNAELRDTPEHKYAYNFDLDVMHRFMIRAFEPFFRSGNCLELGSFHGSFTKRLLKHFEDLTCVEASDAAIATMNETLAGKVKSIHGTFEEVTLPTRYDNIVLTHVLEHLDDPVLVLERINREWLSDEGRLLLVCPNANAPSRQIAVKMGLISHHSAVTAAEREHGHRITYSLDTLERDARAAGLDVVYRTGIFFKALANFQWDRLLQTDIISDDYLEGCYQLGQIYPDLCASIFLVCRRGDALPDKMGSV; translated from the coding sequence ATGACTGGATCGAACGAACCGCGCGACTACAACGCCGAATTGCGAGATACGCCCGAGCACAAATACGCCTACAACTTTGACCTGGACGTGATGCATCGCTTCATGATCAGGGCGTTTGAGCCGTTTTTTCGATCGGGGAACTGCTTGGAATTGGGCAGCTTTCACGGCAGCTTCACCAAACGATTGCTCAAGCATTTTGAGGACTTGACCTGTGTCGAAGCGTCCGATGCGGCAATCGCCACGATGAACGAGACACTCGCCGGCAAAGTCAAAAGCATCCACGGGACCTTCGAAGAGGTGACGTTGCCGACTCGATACGACAACATCGTCTTGACCCATGTCCTCGAACACCTCGATGACCCCGTCTTGGTTCTCGAGCGCATCAACCGGGAATGGCTCAGCGATGAGGGCAGGTTGTTGTTGGTGTGTCCCAATGCGAACGCGCCGTCGCGGCAAATCGCCGTGAAAATGGGGCTGATTTCCCATCACAGCGCGGTCACCGCCGCCGAGCGCGAGCACGGCCACCGGATCACCTACTCCCTGGACACACTGGAACGCGATGCCCGCGCAGCCGGGCTGGACGTCGTCTATCGAACAGGCATTTTCTTCAAGGCCTTGGCGAATTTCCAGTGGGACCGGTTGCTGCAAACCGACATCATCTCCGACGACTATCTGGAAGGCTGTTATCAACTCGGGCAGATCTATCCCGATCTGTGCGCCAGCATCTTTCTGGTTTGCCGCCGCGGTGACGCGTTACCCGATAAAATGGGCAGCGTCTGA
- a CDS encoding glycoside hydrolase family protein has protein sequence MTERYRWKKLGKVFDPTESTCPGASWIDEFAQAPCVVPHDDFLRVYFSCRPVPDSDGQYTSYSTYLDLDRSDLQKVLHVSDRPVLPLGEMGMFDQFGIYPISVIRDNDVYRAYYAGWTRCESVPFNTAIGVAESVDGGRTFTKLGPGPVIPYTPDEPFVISGPKIRRFNDRWYLFYIAGRKWIVDNGRAEPVYKIRMATSDDGLNWHKHGEDLLDSRIEPDEAQASPDVIFSGGKYHMFFCYRRSRNYRGKSGGYRIGYAHSEDLLHWTRDDDRAGITVSESGWDSEMVSYPHLLQHQGHTYLFYLGNHVGRHGFGVAVLEGEL, from the coding sequence ATGACGGAGCGCTATCGTTGGAAGAAACTGGGCAAGGTGTTTGACCCGACCGAGTCAACCTGTCCCGGGGCGAGCTGGATTGATGAATTCGCTCAGGCGCCATGCGTCGTACCGCACGATGACTTTTTACGCGTCTATTTTTCGTGCCGTCCGGTGCCCGATTCCGACGGCCAGTACACGAGTTATTCCACGTATCTAGATCTCGACCGATCCGACCTGCAAAAGGTGCTCCACGTCAGCGATCGCCCCGTGCTGCCGCTGGGCGAGATGGGCATGTTCGACCAATTCGGCATCTATCCCATTTCGGTGATCCGCGACAACGACGTGTATCGCGCCTACTACGCGGGATGGACGCGATGTGAATCCGTTCCGTTCAATACGGCGATCGGTGTGGCGGAAAGTGTTGACGGCGGCCGAACGTTTACGAAGCTCGGCCCCGGTCCGGTGATTCCGTATACACCGGACGAGCCCTTTGTGATCAGCGGCCCCAAGATCCGCCGATTCAATGACCGCTGGTACCTGTTCTACATCGCGGGCAGAAAGTGGATCGTCGACAACGGCCGCGCCGAACCGGTCTACAAGATCCGCATGGCGACTTCCGATGACGGCCTCAACTGGCACAAGCACGGTGAAGACCTGTTGGACAGCCGCATTGAACCCGACGAAGCCCAGGCCAGCCCCGATGTGATCTTTTCGGGTGGCAAATACCACATGTTCTTCTGCTACCGTCGCAGCCGAAACTATCGCGGCAAAAGCGGCGGCTATCGGATCGGCTATGCCCACTCCGAAGACCTGTTGCATTGGACACGCGACGACGACCGAGCGGGCATCACGGTTTCCGAAAGTGGCTGGGACAGTGAAATGGTCAGCTATCCGCATCTGCTCCAGCACCAGGGACACACCTACCTGTTCTATCTCGGCAATCACGTCGGCCGACACGGATTCGGCGTCGCGGTGTTGGAGGGCGAATTGTGA